The Deinococcota bacterium genomic interval GCGAGGAGGACGCCGAGGCCATCACGCCGGTCGCGGCGCGCTGAGCCGTCACCGCCCGCCGCGGCCCAAGCCGCCTCACAGCAGACGCTGACCTCGCCTTCGACCGCGGACGGCACGAGCCACGCCCTACGCCAAGGGCTGCCACAGGAACGGAAGCCGGGAGAAGCGTACAGCTTCTCCCGGCTTCCGCCTCTGGGCGTTTTTGCGCTACGCGGCCCTGGCAAGCTCCGTGAGCTTTTTGAAGGCCTCGGGCTGCTGCACCGCGAGGTCGGCCAAGACCTTGCGGTTGATCTCCACCTCGGCCTTGCGCAGGCCGCTCATGAAGGCCGAGTAGGAGAGGCCCTCCTGGCGGGCGGCGGCATTGATGCGCGCGATCCACAGGCGGCGGAACACGGTCTTCTTGTCGCGGCGGTCGCGGTAAGCATAGTCGGCGGCATTGAGGAGCGTCTGCTGGGCGACGCGAAAGCTCTTGGAGCGCGAACCCCAGAAGCCCTTGGCGCGCTTTAGAACCTTCTTGTGCTTGGCGCGGCGAACGGTGCCGGTTTTGGCTCTTGGCATGAGTCTGTCTCCCTAACCGTAGGGAAGCAAGCGGTAGACGCGCTTGACTTCGGTCTCGGCGAGGATCAGACCGTTTCGGCCCTGGCGAATCCTCTTGCCGCTCTTTTTGTAGTTGAGGTGGCGCTTGCCGCTCTTCATCGCCTTGACCTTACCTCGCCCAGTGATCTTGACACGGGCTTTGGTGCCCTTATGGGTCTTTAACTTCGGCACGACATTCTCCTTCTGGCGGTGCTGGCCGCCATACGCGTGGGACCCACGGAGGTCCAGGGTCCCGGTAGCTTGGCTGGGGTGTGCTAGGCTGGGGGGGCCGCTTCGTTCTCCTTGGACTGCACCCTCTTCTGCAGGTCCTTGGTCGGCCCCAGGACCATGTTCATATCCATGCCCAGGATGCTGGGCGAGCTCTCGACCGCGGCAAGCTCGGAAACGTCTTGGGCGACGCGCTTCAGAATATCCTGACCGAGTTCTGGGTGGGTGCGTTCGCGCCCGCGAAACATGATGGTGATCTTGACCTTGTGGCCGCCCTCGAGAAAGCGCCTGACGTGGTTGACCTTGGTCTCGTAGTCGTGCTTGTCGATCTTGACCCGAAACTTGATGGCCTTCATCTCCTGCTGGCGCGAGCGCTTGCGCGTCTCTTTTTCCTGCTGCTGCAGCTCGAAGCGGTACTTGCCGTAATCCATGATCTTCGCGACGGGCGGCTGCGCGACCTCACCGACTAAAACCAGGTCAAGGTCCTCCTCCCTGGCCTTTCTGATGGCGTCGCGGGTATCGACGATACCCTGCTGAACGCCCTCGGCGTCGATAAGCCGCACCTGACGGACCCGAATCTGTTCGTTGATCTTGAGCTCTTTGGCTATGACACACCTCCATGAGTAGCTTGTACCGCCGTCGGCACAGCCTCACGAGTTTAGCAAATAAGCCGGCAGGATTCAACGCGAAGAGAGCAGCGGCGGATTTGCCAAAAACTTGGACTCGGTATAAACTCGAGCCAGGTTATTGGTGGCGTCCAGGCCACAGCCTGAAAGGATCCTTATGCCCACCGCCAAGGAGTTCGTCTACAAGCTTCCCCAGGCCTTCCGCTCGGACGTGGCCGGCAGCACCCACGCGACCGTCCAGTACGACCTGTCCGAGCCCATGTACAGCGTCATCGAGGGTGGCGAGATGCAGGTCTTCGAGGGCCGCGCCGAGAACCCCGACGTCACCGTCGCCATGAGCGACGAGGACTTCGTCTTACTCATGAAGGGCGAGCTGAACGGCATGGCCGCCTTTATGAGCGGCAGGCTCAAGGTCCAGGGCGACATGATGCTGGCCCAGCGGCTGGTCAGCTTCGTGGACGCCGACAAGTTGGCCTGAGCATCCAGGCCTGAGCACCTGGACCTGAGCATGTGGACCTGAGCAACAGAAGAAGCAGCTACGACTTGTCCGCGCGCGGGATGCTGGGCTTTTGGCGGCCTCT includes:
- the rplT gene encoding 50S ribosomal protein L20, which gives rise to MPRAKTGTVRRAKHKKVLKRAKGFWGSRSKSFRVAQQTLLNAADYAYRDRRDKKTVFRRLWIARINAAARQEGLSYSAFMSGLRKAEVEINRKVLADLAVQQPEAFKKLTELARAA
- the infC gene encoding translation initiation factor IF-3 — encoded protein: MRLIDAEGVQQGIVDTRDAIRKAREEDLDLVLVGEVAQPPVAKIMDYGKYRFELQQQEKETRKRSRQQEMKAIKFRVKIDKHDYETKVNHVRRFLEGGHKVKITIMFRGRERTHPELGQDILKRVAQDVSELAAVESSPSILGMDMNMVLGPTKDLQKRVQSKENEAAPPA
- a CDS encoding SCP2 sterol-binding domain-containing protein encodes the protein MPTAKEFVYKLPQAFRSDVAGSTHATVQYDLSEPMYSVIEGGEMQVFEGRAENPDVTVAMSDEDFVLLMKGELNGMAAFMSGRLKVQGDMMLAQRLVSFVDADKLA
- the rpmI gene encoding 50S ribosomal protein L35 — protein: MPKLKTHKGTKARVKITGRGKVKAMKSGKRHLNYKKSGKRIRQGRNGLILAETEVKRVYRLLPYG